A region from the Lycium barbarum isolate Lr01 chromosome 8, ASM1917538v2, whole genome shotgun sequence genome encodes:
- the LOC132607133 gene encoding E3 ubiquitin-protein ligase RZFP34-like isoform X1 → METGSQDQGFSHSLLDNKSMTEMGSGDYGCSHYRRRCKIRAPCCDEIFDCRHCHNDSKNSLEVDPLKRHDVPRHDIKRVICSLCNTEQDVQQTCIHCGVCMGKYYCSKCNFFDDDVSKDQYHCDKCGICRTGGNNNFFHCNRCECCYSNLMKESHICVERAMHHNCAVCFEYVFDATKSITVLPCGHAMHLECVMQMQQHSQYSCPVCSKSYCDMSRVWEKLDQEVASTPMLEMYQNKMVWILCNDCGKTSEVIFHVVALKCPSCKSYNTRQTRGGPSSYSSGVEEMVR, encoded by the exons atggaaacagGTTCGCAAGACCAGGGATTTTCTCATTCTTTGCTGGATAATAAATCTATGACAGAAATGGGTTCTGGGGATTAcgg ATGCTCGCATTATAGAAGGAGATGCAAAATTAGAGCACCTTGTTGTGATGAGATCTTTGATTGCAGGCATTGCCACAATGACTCAAAG AATTCTTTAGAAGTTGATCCACTAAAACGACACGATGTTCCTCGCCATGATATAAAAAGG GTCATTTGCTCATTATGTAACACAGAACAAGAT GTTCAACAAACGTGCATTCATTGTGGGGTTTGTATGGGGAAGTACTATTGCTCAAAATGCAACTTCTTTGATGACGAT GTTTCCAAGGATCAATACCACTGTGATAAATGTGGAATATGCAG AACTGGTGGCAACAATAATTTCTTTCACTGCAACAGATGCG aGTGCTGCTATTCGAATCTGATGAAGGAATCACATATATGTGTAGAAAGAGCAATGCACCATAATTGTGCTGTTTGCTTCGAG TATGTTTTTGACGCGACTAAAAGCATTACTGTCTTGCCTTGCGGTCACGCCATGCATCTGGAATGTGTGATGCAGATGCAACAGCATTCCCA GTATTCTTGTCCTGTTTGCTCAAAATCATATTGCGATATGTCTCGTGTCTGGGAAAAACTAGACCAGGAG GTTGCATCAACACCTATGCTTGAAATGTATCAAAACAAGATG GTTTGGATCCTTTGCAATGACTGTGGGAAAACATCGGAGGTTATTTTCCATGTCGTTGCACTTAAGTGCCCTAGCTGTAAATCTTACAACACTAGGCAGACAAGAGGAGGCCCCAGTTCATACTCATCTGGAGTTGAAGAAATGGTTAGATGA
- the LOC132607133 gene encoding E3 ubiquitin-protein ligase RZFP34-like isoform X3 gives METGSQDQGFSHSLLDNKSMTEMGSGDYGCSHYRRRCKIRAPCCDEIFDCRHCHNDSKNSLEVDPLKRHDVPRHDIKRVICSLCNTEQDVQQTCIHCGVCMGKYYCSKCNFFDDDVSKDQYHCDKCGICRTGGNNNFFHCNRCECCYSNLMKESHICVERAMHHNCAVCFEYVFDATKSITVLPCGHAMHLECVMQMQQHSQYSCPVCSKSYCDMSRVWEKLDQEVWILCNDCGKTSEVIFHVVALKCPSCKSYNTRQTRGGPSSYSSGVEEMVR, from the exons atggaaacagGTTCGCAAGACCAGGGATTTTCTCATTCTTTGCTGGATAATAAATCTATGACAGAAATGGGTTCTGGGGATTAcgg ATGCTCGCATTATAGAAGGAGATGCAAAATTAGAGCACCTTGTTGTGATGAGATCTTTGATTGCAGGCATTGCCACAATGACTCAAAG AATTCTTTAGAAGTTGATCCACTAAAACGACACGATGTTCCTCGCCATGATATAAAAAGG GTCATTTGCTCATTATGTAACACAGAACAAGAT GTTCAACAAACGTGCATTCATTGTGGGGTTTGTATGGGGAAGTACTATTGCTCAAAATGCAACTTCTTTGATGACGAT GTTTCCAAGGATCAATACCACTGTGATAAATGTGGAATATGCAG AACTGGTGGCAACAATAATTTCTTTCACTGCAACAGATGCG aGTGCTGCTATTCGAATCTGATGAAGGAATCACATATATGTGTAGAAAGAGCAATGCACCATAATTGTGCTGTTTGCTTCGAG TATGTTTTTGACGCGACTAAAAGCATTACTGTCTTGCCTTGCGGTCACGCCATGCATCTGGAATGTGTGATGCAGATGCAACAGCATTCCCA GTATTCTTGTCCTGTTTGCTCAAAATCATATTGCGATATGTCTCGTGTCTGGGAAAAACTAGACCAGGAG GTTTGGATCCTTTGCAATGACTGTGGGAAAACATCGGAGGTTATTTTCCATGTCGTTGCACTTAAGTGCCCTAGCTGTAAATCTTACAACACTAGGCAGACAAGAGGAGGCCCCAGTTCATACTCATCTGGAGTTGAAGAAATGGTTAGATGA
- the LOC132607133 gene encoding E3 ubiquitin-protein ligase RZFP34-like isoform X2, whose translation METGSQDQGFSHSLLDNKSMTEMGSGDYGCSHYRRRCKIRAPCCDEIFDCRHCHNDSKNSLEVDPLKRHDVPRHDIKRVICSLCNTEQDVQQTCIHCGVCMGKYYCSKCNFFDDDVSKDQYHCDKCGICRTGGNNNFFHCNRCECCYSNLMKESHICVERAMHHNCAVCFEYVFDATKSITVLPCGHAMHLECVMQMQQHSQYSCPVCSKSYCDMSRVWEKLDQEVASTPMLEMYQNKMVKESHVCGKTSEVIFHVVALKCPSCKSYNTRQTRGGPSSYSSGVEEMVR comes from the exons atggaaacagGTTCGCAAGACCAGGGATTTTCTCATTCTTTGCTGGATAATAAATCTATGACAGAAATGGGTTCTGGGGATTAcgg ATGCTCGCATTATAGAAGGAGATGCAAAATTAGAGCACCTTGTTGTGATGAGATCTTTGATTGCAGGCATTGCCACAATGACTCAAAG AATTCTTTAGAAGTTGATCCACTAAAACGACACGATGTTCCTCGCCATGATATAAAAAGG GTCATTTGCTCATTATGTAACACAGAACAAGAT GTTCAACAAACGTGCATTCATTGTGGGGTTTGTATGGGGAAGTACTATTGCTCAAAATGCAACTTCTTTGATGACGAT GTTTCCAAGGATCAATACCACTGTGATAAATGTGGAATATGCAG AACTGGTGGCAACAATAATTTCTTTCACTGCAACAGATGCG aGTGCTGCTATTCGAATCTGATGAAGGAATCACATATATGTGTAGAAAGAGCAATGCACCATAATTGTGCTGTTTGCTTCGAG TATGTTTTTGACGCGACTAAAAGCATTACTGTCTTGCCTTGCGGTCACGCCATGCATCTGGAATGTGTGATGCAGATGCAACAGCATTCCCA GTATTCTTGTCCTGTTTGCTCAAAATCATATTGCGATATGTCTCGTGTCTGGGAAAAACTAGACCAGGAG GTTGCATCAACACCTATGCTTGAAATGTATCAAAACAAGATGGTAAAAGAAAGTCATGTCTG TGGGAAAACATCGGAGGTTATTTTCCATGTCGTTGCACTTAAGTGCCCTAGCTGTAAATCTTACAACACTAGGCAGACAAGAGGAGGCCCCAGTTCATACTCATCTGGAGTTGAAGAAATGGTTAGATGA